One Pseudomonas tolaasii NCPPB 2192 genomic window carries:
- a CDS encoding ABC transporter permease — MSTLVKPGNGVAPAATKINGPAMLGWVLHNVVWIWLIALVAGFGLFNEFFFTLFNLQNVMVQATVLGMLGLAVALPLLVAEIDLSIPANAGFSSAVGALAYSSWGLPWYLAVIIGLLVGTAIGFFNGLCITRLKMVSLIETLAMMIILQGALLALTQGTTLTNMADGYIWIGQVTLGGWPLMPVVFLVALVVMGVVLRRTVLGRSIYAVGGNPIASNSAGIRVDRVKIITYTISGFLAAAAGFLLASWQMAITSSQGSSYLLYAIAAPIIGGVSVFGGRGNVKGVLGGVLLLTVIQVGLAIVNVPSFYVGMIGGVMIFIAVAIDAIRVRYFG; from the coding sequence ATGAGTACTTTAGTGAAACCCGGCAACGGGGTAGCGCCTGCCGCAACCAAAATCAACGGTCCGGCCATGCTGGGCTGGGTGCTGCACAACGTGGTGTGGATCTGGCTGATCGCACTGGTGGCGGGCTTCGGTCTGTTCAACGAATTCTTCTTCACCCTGTTCAACCTGCAGAACGTGATGGTGCAAGCCACCGTGCTCGGCATGTTGGGGCTGGCGGTGGCGCTGCCGTTGCTGGTGGCGGAGATTGATTTGTCGATCCCGGCCAATGCCGGGTTCTCGTCGGCGGTCGGTGCGTTGGCTTATTCGAGCTGGGGTTTGCCGTGGTACCTGGCGGTGATCATCGGCTTGCTGGTGGGCACCGCGATTGGCTTCTTCAACGGGCTGTGCATCACCCGGCTGAAAATGGTCTCGCTGATCGAAACCCTGGCGATGATGATCATCCTGCAAGGCGCACTGCTGGCACTGACCCAGGGCACCACGCTGACCAACATGGCCGACGGCTACATCTGGATCGGCCAGGTCACCCTCGGTGGTTGGCCGCTGATGCCGGTGGTGTTCCTGGTCGCGCTGGTGGTGATGGGCGTGGTGCTGCGTCGCACGGTACTGGGCCGCTCAATCTACGCGGTGGGCGGCAACCCGATTGCGTCGAATTCGGCGGGCATCCGCGTGGACCGCGTGAAGATCATCACCTACACCATTTCCGGTTTTCTCGCGGCGGCGGCGGGCTTTTTGCTGGCGTCCTGGCAGATGGCGATCACCTCCAGCCAGGGTTCTAGCTACCTGTTGTATGCGATTGCCGCGCCGATCATCGGGGGCGTCAGTGTGTTCGGCGGGCGCGGTAACGTGAAAGGTGTACTCGGCGGCGTATTGTTGCTGACGGTGATCCAGGTCGGCCTGGCGATTGTGAATGTGCCGTCGTTTTATGTCGGCATGATCGGCGGCGTGATGATCTTTATCGCCGTGGCCATCGACGCCATTCGCGTGCGCTATTTCGGTTAA